The genomic interval CCGCGCCCGCGTGCACGATCAGCTCACCGCGTTCCTGCCGGGCGGCAATTCCGCTGTCGCGGTGGCGGATTCGGGGCTGGCGCCGGGGAACATGCCCGAGCTGCTGGAGGGCGGCACACCCAATCTGCCCGGTGTGCTCGCCCTCGGCGCGGCGCTGGAATTCCTGGACACGGTCGGGCTGGACGCGATCGCCGCGCACAACCGGGCCTTGACCGGGCAGCTGATCGAGGGCCTGCGCCCGGTGCCGGGGCTGGAGTTCCTGCCGGGCCCGGCCCACGCGCCGTGCGAGACCGGGTACGGCATCGTGTCGTTCACCCTCGACGGCATCGGCGCCACCGATCTGGGTTTCGTGCTGGCCGAGTGCGGATTCCTGGTCCGCACCGGCGCGCACTGTGTGCCGTCGGGCAGTATCGCTGCCGCCGACGACGATTCGGTACGGGTGAGCACCCACCTGTACAACACCGCCGAGGAGATCGACCGATTCGTGCGGTGTGTCACCACCATTGCCACGGAGGTCCGATGACAACCGATCCGGCGCACCCCCGCTACGACCGGCGCGCGGCCTCCCGCGTGCTCGCCGGGCTGGCCCGCCCCGGCTTGTTCGCCGACCCGCCCGATCCCGGCCCGCGCGCGATCGAATACCGCACCGCGCCGCTGCGTCCGGAGCCCGGCAGCCACCTGACGCTGTCGCAGCGCCTGTATCTGGAACGGTTCATGCGGCCCTGCCGCGCCGACCAGGTCACCAGCGCCACCCACCGCGTGGTGTGGACCGACTCCGACGGCATCCCCAACACCGGGCACTTCCAGGCCGGTGGCCTGGGCCCGGTCGTGCCGATCGCGATGCGGGAGACGGTGCTGCGGATGTGGCACGCCCTGGCCGGGGACGCGGCGCTGGCCGCGCGGATCGCCGCGGTCGCGCCGGGTGAGCGGGCGGTGCTGGCGGGCACCACCACCGACCACGACCCGATCGACATCTTCCGGGTCGGGATCGAGGCGTGCGGGCGCGCGCTGGCTCAGCACGCGCTGCTGGCCGACTCGACGCCCTACCGCACGCCGGCCGAATTCGCATGCGGCATGCGCGATTCCGGCATTTTCGCGGCAGTGGCCACCCGCTGGTTCTGGGAGTTGCAGGCCTCCACCTATCGGCGCGGCATGATCGCGGTGGCCTTCGCCGCCCAGCCCGACGGCAGCGTGCGCTACACCGCCGACACCGTCGCCACGCTGCGCGCCATGAAGGATGCCACCATCACCGACGCGCACACCGTGATGCGCCGCGCCACCGGCCCGGAGGGGTTGACGGTGGCCGCGGCGATCGAGAAGTACCACGACGAACTGGATCTGATCTCGCGCCAGTACGCGCTGCTGGCGCCGGGCACGCGCCCGGCGTGCCTGGCGGCGATGCCGCATCGGGTCGACGGCGAGCACTACAGTGTGCTGACGATGGTGGTGGACCGGTTCGTGGAGCTGTTCTGCGAGACCGTCGCGGCGCTGACGGTGACCGAGGCGCCCGGCGAATCCGAGCCCGGCACCGGCGATCTCGCCGCCGAGGATCAGATCTTCTTCGTCCCGGACATGAACTGCAAGCATTGCGTGCGCACCATCACCGGCGTGCTGGAATCGATGGGGATCCGGGTGCACGAGGTGGATCTGGCGGGCAAGCGGGTGGTGGCCGAGTTCCGCAGCCCGCGCAACCGGCACCGGGCGTTCGAGGCGCTGCGCGACGGCGGCTACAACCCGGTGCGGACCCGGCCCGCGGCCGAGCCCGCGATCTCGCACGGCGCGGAAAGCGCGGTATGACCGCCGCGGTGCCCGCGCTACCGGCCAAGATCCATCCGCTGGTGCGCGCGTTCCTCGACACCCCGGGCGCGGCCGAGGACGCGCTGGACCGTTTCGGCTCCCCCGCTCACCTGGTGTTCCCGCAGGTGTACGCGGAGAATCTGGCGCGGCTGCGGACGGTGCTGCGGCGGCGGCTGCCGCGATACCGGATCTGCTACGCGCACAAGGTGAATCGGTCGCGGGCGTTCCTGCGCACCGCCGAGCGGGCCGGGATCGCCGTCGATGTCGCCTCCGCGCAGGAACTGGCCGCGGCGGCCGAGGCCGGGTTCGGTCCCGAACGCATCGAGGTGACCGGACCGAAGGGTGAGTCGTTGCTGACCGCGCTCGTCGCGGCCGGGGTGACGGTGAATGTGGACAATCGGTGGGAGTTGGAGCGGCTCGCCGAGCTGGCCGCGGGGCACGCGAATGTCGCTGTGCTGCTGCGGGTGTCGGGGTTCGCGGCGAGTGCGGTGAGCCGGTTCGGGATCGCGCTGGGCGAGGTGGAGGAGGCGTTGGAGCTGCTGTCGGCGCGGCGCGACCGGGTCACGTTGCGCGGGTTCGCCTTCCATATCGATTCCGGGGAGCCGGCCGAGCGGGTGCGTGCGGTGGAGGCGTGCCTGGGCCTGGTCGAGCGCGCCTACGCGCACGGCCTGGCGCCCGCGGTGCTCGATATCGGGGGCGGTTTCCGGCAGGTGTTCACCGCCGACGCCGACCGCTTCGACGGGTACGTGGCCGCGCTGCGGGAGGCACTGCTGGGCCGCGGCGAGCCGATGACGTGGGGCGGCAACACTTTCGGGTTCCATGTCGACGGCGCGGGCGTGCACGGCACGCCGGTGTTCCACAAGTACGCCAACACGGTGCCCGCGACCCGCATGCTCGACGACCTGCTCACCGCACCCCTCGACGCGCACGGCGGCCGCACCGTCGCGCAACTGGCCGCAGAGAATCTGCTGGAACTGTGGCTGGAGCCGGGCAAGGCGCTGGTCGACCACGCCGGAATCTCGGTGGCGCGGGTGGAATTCGTCAAACAGGCCGCCGACGGCAGCGTGCTGGTCAACCTCGACCTCAGCCGCGACACCGTCACCCCGGCCGATCAGGAGGTGATGGTGGATCCGATCGTACTGCCCCGTCGCGATGCCGGTCCGGTGGCCGAGGCGGGCCCGGTGGGGGTGTTCTTCGCCGGGCGGCTGTGCCTGGAACGCGATCTGATCACCAATCACAAGGTGTGGCTGGACGCGCGGCCGCGCCCGGGGGATCTGGTGGTGTTCCCCAATACCGCCGCCTACCATTCCGACCTGTCGGCCGCGGCCGCGTCGATGCATCCGCTGCCGCCGAAACTGGCTGTGGCGCACCGGTCCGGGCAGTTCCGGATCTGCCGCGACGCCGACTACGAGCCTGCCGTCGCCGCCGGGGCGGTGTGATGCGCTACGACCACATCACCGAGCTG from Nocardia wallacei carries:
- a CDS encoding alanine racemase → MTAAVPALPAKIHPLVRAFLDTPGAAEDALDRFGSPAHLVFPQVYAENLARLRTVLRRRLPRYRICYAHKVNRSRAFLRTAERAGIAVDVASAQELAAAAEAGFGPERIEVTGPKGESLLTALVAAGVTVNVDNRWELERLAELAAGHANVAVLLRVSGFAASAVSRFGIALGEVEEALELLSARRDRVTLRGFAFHIDSGEPAERVRAVEACLGLVERAYAHGLAPAVLDIGGGFRQVFTADADRFDGYVAALREALLGRGEPMTWGGNTFGFHVDGAGVHGTPVFHKYANTVPATRMLDDLLTAPLDAHGGRTVAQLAAENLLELWLEPGKALVDHAGISVARVEFVKQAADGSVLVNLDLSRDTVTPADQEVMVDPIVLPRRDAGPVAEAGPVGVFFAGRLCLERDLITNHKVWLDARPRPGDLVVFPNTAAYHSDLSAAAASMHPLPPKLAVAHRSGQFRICRDADYEPAVAAGAV
- a CDS encoding heavy-metal-associated domain-containing protein, whose translation is MTTDPAHPRYDRRAASRVLAGLARPGLFADPPDPGPRAIEYRTAPLRPEPGSHLTLSQRLYLERFMRPCRADQVTSATHRVVWTDSDGIPNTGHFQAGGLGPVVPIAMRETVLRMWHALAGDAALAARIAAVAPGERAVLAGTTTDHDPIDIFRVGIEACGRALAQHALLADSTPYRTPAEFACGMRDSGIFAAVATRWFWELQASTYRRGMIAVAFAAQPDGSVRYTADTVATLRAMKDATITDAHTVMRRATGPEGLTVAAAIEKYHDELDLISRQYALLAPGTRPACLAAMPHRVDGEHYSVLTMVVDRFVELFCETVAALTVTEAPGESEPGTGDLAAEDQIFFVPDMNCKHCVRTITGVLESMGIRVHEVDLAGKRVVAEFRSPRNRHRAFEALRDGGYNPVRTRPAAEPAISHGAESAV